A DNA window from Zonotrichia albicollis isolate bZonAlb1 chromosome 2, bZonAlb1.hap1, whole genome shotgun sequence contains the following coding sequences:
- the LOC141728296 gene encoding uncharacterized protein LOC141728296 — protein MAPGTSSPRWMPEPRGNRGSAAPAPGGRTRSRSPALVPHPRSRRGPRRRPPPHTMGTGASLRAATAPRRPLTPQPPRRPQPRPRPRRLPVLRSLAGTSSLRSAGRARREGGGSEWEAAKERRLPPFPPRPPGCRRSSCRRKRLCCLCYASPGCSALLGSPGCSCFAFLLLLPVAVICISPALIEMRLFTPASPRRSPEGGAAAAVSPSLPPVAGPLFHGRCGNAGPAPGSAPGASRALPGPSGTIPAGSPRGTSRPARRLPPPRAAPARETWPIRSCLCPGQSCACRGGHLARVRKAPWEVILANGLITVSSACR, from the exons ATGGCACCGGGCACCTCAAGCCCCCGCTGGATGCCCGAGCCGCGGGGCAACCGGGGCAGCGCCGCGCCCGCTCCCGGGGGCCGGACCCGCTCCCGCAGCCCGGCACTCGTTCCGCACCCGCGGAGCCGCCGCGGCCCCCGGCGGAGGCCGCCGCCCCACACAATGGGCACAGGTGCATCGCTCCGCGCCGCGACCGCGCCCCGGCGGCCCCTCACGCCGCAGCCCCCgcgcagg ccccagccccggccccggccccggcgctTACCTGTTCTCCGCAGCCTGGCGGGCACCTCCTCACTCAGATCGGCCGGCCGGGCGCGGAGGGAAGGCGGCGGCTCGGAATGGGAAGCGGCCAAAGAGCGGCGGCTCCCGCCCTTCCCCCCGCGACCACCCGGCTGTAGGCGCAGTAGTTGCCGCAGAAAGCGGCTCTGCTGCCTTTGTTACGCCTCCCCTGGCTGTAGCGCGCTGCTGGGGAGCCCGGGCTGCAGCTGCTTCgcctttcttctgctgctgccggTTGCAGTGATTTGCATTAGCCCGGCCCTCATTGAAATGCGGCTCTTCACACCAGCCTCTCCCAGGCGCTCTCCAGagggcggcgccgccgccgctgtctccccctctctccctcccgtTGCGGGCCCGCTCTTCCACGGGCGCTGCGGGAATGCTGGACCCGCTCCGGGCAGCGCGCCGGGTGCCAGCCGAGCCCTGCCGGGCCCATCGGGCACCATCCCGGCGGGATCTCCCCGGGGCACATCCCGGCCCGCCCGGCGCCTCCCTCCGccccgggcagccccggcccgggAGACGTGGCCGATCCGGAGCTGCCTGTGCCcgggacagagctgtgcctgccgAGGGGGGCATCTGGCCCGAGTCCGAAAAGCGCCTTGGGAAGTAATTTTAGCAAATGG tTTGATTACAGTTTCCAGTGCCTGCAGATGA